The following coding sequences are from one Zalophus californianus isolate mZalCal1 chromosome 15, mZalCal1.pri.v2, whole genome shotgun sequence window:
- the MMS19 gene encoding MMS19 nucleotide excision repair protein homolog isoform X3 gives MDRHTVYSIITNFMQTREEELKGLGADFTFGFIQVMDGEKDPRNLLVAFRIVHDLISRDYSLGPFVEELFEVTSCYFPIDFTPPPNDPHGIQREDLILSLRAVLASTPRFAEFLLPLLIEKVDSEILSAKLDSLQTLNACCAVYGQKELKDFLPSLWASIRREVFQTASERVEADGLAALHSLTACLSRSVLRADAEDFLDSFLSNILQDCRHHLCEPDMKLVWPSAKLLQAAAGASARACDHITSNVLPLLLEQFHKHSQSNQRRTILEMILGFLKLHQKWSYEDKDERPLNGFKDQLCSLVFMALTDPSTQLQLVGIRTLAVLGAQPDLLSSGDLELAVGHLYRLSFLEEDSQSCRVAALEASGALAALYPVAFSSHLVPKLAEELRRGELDLTRGDEPTKCSRRLRCLQALSAASAHPSIVKETLPLLLQHLCQMNKGNMVAGTSEVIAVCQSLQQVAEKCQRDRESCWYFHQTALPCLLALAVQASMPEKEHSVLRKVLLEDEVLAAMVSVIGTATTHLSPDLAAQSVARIVPLFLDGNISFLPENSFPCRFQPFQDGSSGQRRLVALLMAFVCSLPRNVEIPQLNQLMRELVELSCCPSCPSSSTAAAKCFAGLLNKLPSGQQLDGFLQLAVDRVEAGLSPGPCRSQAFTLLLWVTKALVLRYHPLSSCLTDRLMGLLSDPELGPAAADGFSLLMSDCTDVLTRAGHAEVRIMFRQRFFTDNVPALVQGFHAASQDVKPNYLKGLSHVLNRLPKPVLLPELPTLLSLLLEALSCSDCVVQLSTLSCLQPLLLEAPQVMSLHVDTLVTKFLNLSSSPSMAVRIAALQCMHALTRLPTPVLLPYKPQVIRALAKPLDDKKRLVRKEAVSARGEWFLLGSPGS, from the exons ATGGACCGACACACAGTCTACAGTATCATCACCAACTTCATGCAAACCCGCGAAGAAG AGCTGAAGGGCCTTGGAGCGGACTTCACCTTTGGCTTCATCCAGGTGATGGATGGGGAAAAGGATCCCCGAAATCTTCTGGTGGCTTTCCGCATTGTCCATGACCTCATCTCCAGGGACTATAGCCTGG GACCCTTTGTGGAGGAGTTGTTTGAAGTGACGTCCTGTTACTTCCCTATTGATTTTACCCCT cCACCTAATGATCCCCATGGTATCCAGAGAGAAGATCTCATCCTGAGTCTTCGAGCTGTGCTGGCTTCGACACCGCGATTTGCCGAG ttcctgctgcccctgctgaTTGAGAAAGTGGATTCTGAGATTTTGAGTGCCAAGCTGGATTCTCTGCAGACTCTG AATGCTTGTTGTGCTGTGTACGGCCAGAAGGAACTAAAGGACTTCCTTCCCAGCCTTTGGGCTTCTATCCGCAGAGAG GTGTTCCAGACGGCAAGTGAGCGGGTGGAGGCCGATGGCCTGGCGGCCCTCCACTCTCTGACTGCGTGTTTGTCTCGCTCTGTGCTGAGAGCTGATGCTGAGGACTTCCTTGACTCCTTCCTTAGCAACATTCTACAGG ACTGCAGGCACCATCTTTGTGAACCGGACATGAAACTGGTGTGGCCTAGTGCCAAACTGTTGCAGGCAGCTGCAGGTGCATCTGCTCGGGCCTGTGACCACATCACCAGCAACGTGTTGCCTTTACTGCTGGAACAGTTCCACAAGCACAGTCAG AGCAACCAGCGACGGACAATCCTTGAAATGATCCTGGGTTTCTTGAAGCTGCACCAGAAATGGAGCTATGAAGACAAGG ATGAAAGGCCGCTGAATGGCTTCAAGGACCAGCTATGCTCATTGGTGTTCATGGCTCTGACAGACCCCAGCACCCAGCTTCAGCTTGTTGGCATCCGTACACTCGCAGTCTTGGGTGCCCAGCCAG ATCTCCTGTCTTCTGGGGACTTGGAGCTGGCAGTGGGTCACCTGTACAGActgagcttcctggaggaggactCCCAGAGTTG CAGGGTGGCAGCACTGGAAGCATCAGGAGCCCTGGCCGCTCTCTACCCCGTAGCCTTCAGCAGTCACCTCGTGCCCAAGCTTGCTGAGGAACTGCGCAGAG GGGAGTTAGATTTGACTAGAGGGGATGAGCCCACCAAATGCTCCCGGCGTCTGCGCTGTTTGCAAGCTTTGTCAGCTGCATCAGCACATCCCAGTATTGTCAAGGAGACCCTGCCTCTGCTGCTACAGCATCTCTGCCAGATGAACAAAG GGAATATGGTTGCAGGAACCAGTGAAGTTATTGCCGTCTGTCAGAGCCTCCAGCAGGTGGCAGAAAAATGCCAGCGGGACCGCGAGAGCTGCTGGTATTTCCATCAGACAGCTTTACCTTGCCTGCTTGCCTTGGCTGTGCAGGCTTCCATGCCAG agaaagaacaCTCAGTTCTGAGAAAAGTACTGTTGGAGGATGAGGTCTTGGCCGCCATGGTGTCTGTCATTGGCACTGCCACTACCCACTTGAGCCCTGA CTTAGCTGCCCAGAGTGTCGCCCGCATTGTGCCCCTTTTCTTGGATGGCAACATCTCCTTTCTGCCTGAAAACAGCTTCCCTTGCAGATTCCAGCCATTCCAG GATGGCTCCTCAGGGCAGAGGCGGCTGGTTGCACTGCTTATGGCCTTTGTCTGCTCCTTACCTCGAAAT GTGGAAATCCCTCAGCTGAACCAACTCATGCGGGAGCTTGTAGAGCTGAGCTGCTGCCCCAGctgcccctcttcctccaccGCTGCTGCCAAATGCTTTGCAGGACTCCTCAACAAGCTCCCTTCAG gGCAACAGCTGGATGGATTCCTGCAGCTAGCTGTGGACAGAGTAGAGGCTGGCCTGAGCCCTGGGCCCTGTCGTAGTCAGGCCTTCACACTGCTTCTCTGG GTAACAAAGGCCCTAGTACTCAGATATCATCCTCTCAGCTCCTGCCTTACAGACCGG CTCATGGGCCTCCTGAGTGATCCAGAGCTAGGCCCAGCAGCAGCCGATGGCTTCTCTCTGCTCATGTCCGACTGCACAGATGTGCTGACCCGTGCTGGCCATGCTGAGGTGCGGATCATGTTCCGCCAGCGGTTCTTCACAGATAATGTGCCTGCTTTGGTCCAGGGCTTCCATGCTGCTTCCCAAG ATGTGAAGCCAAATTACCTAAAGGGCCTGTCTCATGTCCTTAATAGGCTGCCTAAGCCTGTGCTCTTGCCAGAGTTGCCCACG CTGCTTTCCTTGCTGCTGGAAGCCCTGTCCTGCTCTGACTGTGTAGTACAGCTCTCCACCCTCAGCTGCCTTCAGCCTCTTCTATTGGAAGCCCCCCAGGTCATGAGTCTTCACGTGGACACCCTCGTCACCAAGTTTCTGAACCTCAGCTCTAGCCCTTCCATG GCTGTCCGGATTGCTGCACTGCAGTGTATGCACGCTCTTACTCGTCTGCCCACCCCTGTG CTGCTGCCGTACAAACCACAGGTGATCCGAGCTTTAGCCAAGCCCCTGGATGACAAGAAGAGACTGGTACGCAAGGAGGCAGTATCAGCCAGGGGAGAATG GTTTCTGCTGGGGAGCCCTGGCAGCTGA
- the MMS19 gene encoding MMS19 nucleotide excision repair protein homolog isoform X1: MAAAAALEAVAPTGALWGLVHDFVMGQQEGPADQVVADVKSGSYTVLQVVEALGSSLENPEPRTRARGIQLLSQVLLQCQSLLLEKEVVHLILFYENRLKDHHLVIPSVLQGLRALSLCVALPPGLAVSVLKAVFQEVHVQSLPQMDRHTVYSIITNFMQTREEELKGLGADFTFGFIQVMDGEKDPRNLLVAFRIVHDLISRDYSLGPFVEELFEVTSCYFPIDFTPPPNDPHGIQREDLILSLRAVLASTPRFAEFLLPLLIEKVDSEILSAKLDSLQTLNACCAVYGQKELKDFLPSLWASIRREVFQTASERVEADGLAALHSLTACLSRSVLRADAEDFLDSFLSNILQDCRHHLCEPDMKLVWPSAKLLQAAAGASARACDHITSNVLPLLLEQFHKHSQSNQRRTILEMILGFLKLHQKWSYEDKDERPLNGFKDQLCSLVFMALTDPSTQLQLVGIRTLAVLGAQPDLLSSGDLELAVGHLYRLSFLEEDSQSCRVAALEASGALAALYPVAFSSHLVPKLAEELRRGELDLTRGDEPTKCSRRLRCLQALSAASAHPSIVKETLPLLLQHLCQMNKGNMVAGTSEVIAVCQSLQQVAEKCQRDRESCWYFHQTALPCLLALAVQASMPEKEHSVLRKVLLEDEVLAAMVSVIGTATTHLSPDLAAQSVARIVPLFLDGNISFLPENSFPCRFQPFQDGSSGQRRLVALLMAFVCSLPRNVEIPQLNQLMRELVELSCCPSCPSSSTAAAKCFAGLLNKLPSGQQLDGFLQLAVDRVEAGLSPGPCRSQAFTLLLWVTKALVLRYHPLSSCLTDRLMGLLSDPELGPAAADGFSLLMSDCTDVLTRAGHAEVRIMFRQRFFTDNVPALVQGFHAASQDVKPNYLKGLSHVLNRLPKPVLLPELPTLLSLLLEALSCSDCVVQLSTLSCLQPLLLEAPQVMSLHVDTLVTKFLNLSSSPSMAVRIAALQCMHALTRLPTPVLLPYKPQVIRALAKPLDDKKRLVRKEAVSARGEWFLLGSPGS; the protein is encoded by the exons ATGTGAAATCTGGGAGCTATACCGTCTTACAAGTGGTAGAAGCCCTTGG GTCCTCTCTAGAAAATCCAGAACCCCGAACTCGGGCACGAGGAATCCAGCTTCTGTCACAGGTGCTACTCCAGTGTCAGTCCTTGCTCCTGGAGAAGGAAG TGGTACACCTGATCCTATTTTACGAGAACCGGCTGAAGGACCATCATCTTGTGATCCCATCTGTCCTGCAAGGTTTGAGAGCACTT agcctgtgtGTCGCCCTGCCTCCAGGGCTGGCTGTCTCTGTGCTTAAAGCTGTCTTCCAGGAAGTCCACGTCCAG tCCCTGCCGCAGATGGACCGACACACAGTCTACAGTATCATCACCAACTTCATGCAAACCCGCGAAGAAG AGCTGAAGGGCCTTGGAGCGGACTTCACCTTTGGCTTCATCCAGGTGATGGATGGGGAAAAGGATCCCCGAAATCTTCTGGTGGCTTTCCGCATTGTCCATGACCTCATCTCCAGGGACTATAGCCTGG GACCCTTTGTGGAGGAGTTGTTTGAAGTGACGTCCTGTTACTTCCCTATTGATTTTACCCCT cCACCTAATGATCCCCATGGTATCCAGAGAGAAGATCTCATCCTGAGTCTTCGAGCTGTGCTGGCTTCGACACCGCGATTTGCCGAG ttcctgctgcccctgctgaTTGAGAAAGTGGATTCTGAGATTTTGAGTGCCAAGCTGGATTCTCTGCAGACTCTG AATGCTTGTTGTGCTGTGTACGGCCAGAAGGAACTAAAGGACTTCCTTCCCAGCCTTTGGGCTTCTATCCGCAGAGAG GTGTTCCAGACGGCAAGTGAGCGGGTGGAGGCCGATGGCCTGGCGGCCCTCCACTCTCTGACTGCGTGTTTGTCTCGCTCTGTGCTGAGAGCTGATGCTGAGGACTTCCTTGACTCCTTCCTTAGCAACATTCTACAGG ACTGCAGGCACCATCTTTGTGAACCGGACATGAAACTGGTGTGGCCTAGTGCCAAACTGTTGCAGGCAGCTGCAGGTGCATCTGCTCGGGCCTGTGACCACATCACCAGCAACGTGTTGCCTTTACTGCTGGAACAGTTCCACAAGCACAGTCAG AGCAACCAGCGACGGACAATCCTTGAAATGATCCTGGGTTTCTTGAAGCTGCACCAGAAATGGAGCTATGAAGACAAGG ATGAAAGGCCGCTGAATGGCTTCAAGGACCAGCTATGCTCATTGGTGTTCATGGCTCTGACAGACCCCAGCACCCAGCTTCAGCTTGTTGGCATCCGTACACTCGCAGTCTTGGGTGCCCAGCCAG ATCTCCTGTCTTCTGGGGACTTGGAGCTGGCAGTGGGTCACCTGTACAGActgagcttcctggaggaggactCCCAGAGTTG CAGGGTGGCAGCACTGGAAGCATCAGGAGCCCTGGCCGCTCTCTACCCCGTAGCCTTCAGCAGTCACCTCGTGCCCAAGCTTGCTGAGGAACTGCGCAGAG GGGAGTTAGATTTGACTAGAGGGGATGAGCCCACCAAATGCTCCCGGCGTCTGCGCTGTTTGCAAGCTTTGTCAGCTGCATCAGCACATCCCAGTATTGTCAAGGAGACCCTGCCTCTGCTGCTACAGCATCTCTGCCAGATGAACAAAG GGAATATGGTTGCAGGAACCAGTGAAGTTATTGCCGTCTGTCAGAGCCTCCAGCAGGTGGCAGAAAAATGCCAGCGGGACCGCGAGAGCTGCTGGTATTTCCATCAGACAGCTTTACCTTGCCTGCTTGCCTTGGCTGTGCAGGCTTCCATGCCAG agaaagaacaCTCAGTTCTGAGAAAAGTACTGTTGGAGGATGAGGTCTTGGCCGCCATGGTGTCTGTCATTGGCACTGCCACTACCCACTTGAGCCCTGA CTTAGCTGCCCAGAGTGTCGCCCGCATTGTGCCCCTTTTCTTGGATGGCAACATCTCCTTTCTGCCTGAAAACAGCTTCCCTTGCAGATTCCAGCCATTCCAG GATGGCTCCTCAGGGCAGAGGCGGCTGGTTGCACTGCTTATGGCCTTTGTCTGCTCCTTACCTCGAAAT GTGGAAATCCCTCAGCTGAACCAACTCATGCGGGAGCTTGTAGAGCTGAGCTGCTGCCCCAGctgcccctcttcctccaccGCTGCTGCCAAATGCTTTGCAGGACTCCTCAACAAGCTCCCTTCAG gGCAACAGCTGGATGGATTCCTGCAGCTAGCTGTGGACAGAGTAGAGGCTGGCCTGAGCCCTGGGCCCTGTCGTAGTCAGGCCTTCACACTGCTTCTCTGG GTAACAAAGGCCCTAGTACTCAGATATCATCCTCTCAGCTCCTGCCTTACAGACCGG CTCATGGGCCTCCTGAGTGATCCAGAGCTAGGCCCAGCAGCAGCCGATGGCTTCTCTCTGCTCATGTCCGACTGCACAGATGTGCTGACCCGTGCTGGCCATGCTGAGGTGCGGATCATGTTCCGCCAGCGGTTCTTCACAGATAATGTGCCTGCTTTGGTCCAGGGCTTCCATGCTGCTTCCCAAG ATGTGAAGCCAAATTACCTAAAGGGCCTGTCTCATGTCCTTAATAGGCTGCCTAAGCCTGTGCTCTTGCCAGAGTTGCCCACG CTGCTTTCCTTGCTGCTGGAAGCCCTGTCCTGCTCTGACTGTGTAGTACAGCTCTCCACCCTCAGCTGCCTTCAGCCTCTTCTATTGGAAGCCCCCCAGGTCATGAGTCTTCACGTGGACACCCTCGTCACCAAGTTTCTGAACCTCAGCTCTAGCCCTTCCATG GCTGTCCGGATTGCTGCACTGCAGTGTATGCACGCTCTTACTCGTCTGCCCACCCCTGTG CTGCTGCCGTACAAACCACAGGTGATCCGAGCTTTAGCCAAGCCCCTGGATGACAAGAAGAGACTGGTACGCAAGGAGGCAGTATCAGCCAGGGGAGAATG GTTTCTGCTGGGGAGCCCTGGCAGCTGA
- the MMS19 gene encoding MMS19 nucleotide excision repair protein homolog isoform X2, translating into MAAAAALEAVAPTGALWGLVHDFVMGQQEGPADQVVADVKSGSYTVLQVVEALGSSLENPEPRTRARGIQLLSQVLLQCQSLLLEKEVVHLILFYENRLKDHHLVIPSVLQGLRALSLCVALPPGLAVSVLKAVFQEVHVQSLPQMDRHTVYSIITNFMQTREEELKGLGADFTFGFIQVMDGEKDPRNLLVAFRIVHDLISRDYSLGPFVEELFEVTSCYFPIDFTPPPNDPHGIQREDLILSLRAVLASTPRFAEFLLPLLIEKVDSEILSAKLDSLQTLNACCAVYGQKELKDFLPSLWASIRREVFQTASERVEADGLAALHSLTACLSRSVLRADAEDFLDSFLSNILQDCRHHLCEPDMKLVWPSAKLLQAAAGASARACDHITSNVLPLLLEQFHKHSQSNQRRTILEMILGFLKLHQKWSYEDKDERPLNGFKDQLCSLVFMALTDPSTQLQLVGIRTLAVLGAQPDLLSSGDLELAVGHLYRLSFLEEDSQSWVAALEASGALAALYPVAFSSHLVPKLAEELRRGELDLTRGDEPTKCSRRLRCLQALSAASAHPSIVKETLPLLLQHLCQMNKGNMVAGTSEVIAVCQSLQQVAEKCQRDRESCWYFHQTALPCLLALAVQASMPEKEHSVLRKVLLEDEVLAAMVSVIGTATTHLSPDLAAQSVARIVPLFLDGNISFLPENSFPCRFQPFQDGSSGQRRLVALLMAFVCSLPRNVEIPQLNQLMRELVELSCCPSCPSSSTAAAKCFAGLLNKLPSGQQLDGFLQLAVDRVEAGLSPGPCRSQAFTLLLWVTKALVLRYHPLSSCLTDRLMGLLSDPELGPAAADGFSLLMSDCTDVLTRAGHAEVRIMFRQRFFTDNVPALVQGFHAASQDVKPNYLKGLSHVLNRLPKPVLLPELPTLLSLLLEALSCSDCVVQLSTLSCLQPLLLEAPQVMSLHVDTLVTKFLNLSSSPSMAVRIAALQCMHALTRLPTPVLLPYKPQVIRALAKPLDDKKRLVRKEAVSARGEWFLLGSPGS; encoded by the exons ATGTGAAATCTGGGAGCTATACCGTCTTACAAGTGGTAGAAGCCCTTGG GTCCTCTCTAGAAAATCCAGAACCCCGAACTCGGGCACGAGGAATCCAGCTTCTGTCACAGGTGCTACTCCAGTGTCAGTCCTTGCTCCTGGAGAAGGAAG TGGTACACCTGATCCTATTTTACGAGAACCGGCTGAAGGACCATCATCTTGTGATCCCATCTGTCCTGCAAGGTTTGAGAGCACTT agcctgtgtGTCGCCCTGCCTCCAGGGCTGGCTGTCTCTGTGCTTAAAGCTGTCTTCCAGGAAGTCCACGTCCAG tCCCTGCCGCAGATGGACCGACACACAGTCTACAGTATCATCACCAACTTCATGCAAACCCGCGAAGAAG AGCTGAAGGGCCTTGGAGCGGACTTCACCTTTGGCTTCATCCAGGTGATGGATGGGGAAAAGGATCCCCGAAATCTTCTGGTGGCTTTCCGCATTGTCCATGACCTCATCTCCAGGGACTATAGCCTGG GACCCTTTGTGGAGGAGTTGTTTGAAGTGACGTCCTGTTACTTCCCTATTGATTTTACCCCT cCACCTAATGATCCCCATGGTATCCAGAGAGAAGATCTCATCCTGAGTCTTCGAGCTGTGCTGGCTTCGACACCGCGATTTGCCGAG ttcctgctgcccctgctgaTTGAGAAAGTGGATTCTGAGATTTTGAGTGCCAAGCTGGATTCTCTGCAGACTCTG AATGCTTGTTGTGCTGTGTACGGCCAGAAGGAACTAAAGGACTTCCTTCCCAGCCTTTGGGCTTCTATCCGCAGAGAG GTGTTCCAGACGGCAAGTGAGCGGGTGGAGGCCGATGGCCTGGCGGCCCTCCACTCTCTGACTGCGTGTTTGTCTCGCTCTGTGCTGAGAGCTGATGCTGAGGACTTCCTTGACTCCTTCCTTAGCAACATTCTACAGG ACTGCAGGCACCATCTTTGTGAACCGGACATGAAACTGGTGTGGCCTAGTGCCAAACTGTTGCAGGCAGCTGCAGGTGCATCTGCTCGGGCCTGTGACCACATCACCAGCAACGTGTTGCCTTTACTGCTGGAACAGTTCCACAAGCACAGTCAG AGCAACCAGCGACGGACAATCCTTGAAATGATCCTGGGTTTCTTGAAGCTGCACCAGAAATGGAGCTATGAAGACAAGG ATGAAAGGCCGCTGAATGGCTTCAAGGACCAGCTATGCTCATTGGTGTTCATGGCTCTGACAGACCCCAGCACCCAGCTTCAGCTTGTTGGCATCCGTACACTCGCAGTCTTGGGTGCCCAGCCAG ATCTCCTGTCTTCTGGGGACTTGGAGCTGGCAGTGGGTCACCTGTACAGActgagcttcctggaggaggactCCCAGAGTTG GGTGGCAGCACTGGAAGCATCAGGAGCCCTGGCCGCTCTCTACCCCGTAGCCTTCAGCAGTCACCTCGTGCCCAAGCTTGCTGAGGAACTGCGCAGAG GGGAGTTAGATTTGACTAGAGGGGATGAGCCCACCAAATGCTCCCGGCGTCTGCGCTGTTTGCAAGCTTTGTCAGCTGCATCAGCACATCCCAGTATTGTCAAGGAGACCCTGCCTCTGCTGCTACAGCATCTCTGCCAGATGAACAAAG GGAATATGGTTGCAGGAACCAGTGAAGTTATTGCCGTCTGTCAGAGCCTCCAGCAGGTGGCAGAAAAATGCCAGCGGGACCGCGAGAGCTGCTGGTATTTCCATCAGACAGCTTTACCTTGCCTGCTTGCCTTGGCTGTGCAGGCTTCCATGCCAG agaaagaacaCTCAGTTCTGAGAAAAGTACTGTTGGAGGATGAGGTCTTGGCCGCCATGGTGTCTGTCATTGGCACTGCCACTACCCACTTGAGCCCTGA CTTAGCTGCCCAGAGTGTCGCCCGCATTGTGCCCCTTTTCTTGGATGGCAACATCTCCTTTCTGCCTGAAAACAGCTTCCCTTGCAGATTCCAGCCATTCCAG GATGGCTCCTCAGGGCAGAGGCGGCTGGTTGCACTGCTTATGGCCTTTGTCTGCTCCTTACCTCGAAAT GTGGAAATCCCTCAGCTGAACCAACTCATGCGGGAGCTTGTAGAGCTGAGCTGCTGCCCCAGctgcccctcttcctccaccGCTGCTGCCAAATGCTTTGCAGGACTCCTCAACAAGCTCCCTTCAG gGCAACAGCTGGATGGATTCCTGCAGCTAGCTGTGGACAGAGTAGAGGCTGGCCTGAGCCCTGGGCCCTGTCGTAGTCAGGCCTTCACACTGCTTCTCTGG GTAACAAAGGCCCTAGTACTCAGATATCATCCTCTCAGCTCCTGCCTTACAGACCGG CTCATGGGCCTCCTGAGTGATCCAGAGCTAGGCCCAGCAGCAGCCGATGGCTTCTCTCTGCTCATGTCCGACTGCACAGATGTGCTGACCCGTGCTGGCCATGCTGAGGTGCGGATCATGTTCCGCCAGCGGTTCTTCACAGATAATGTGCCTGCTTTGGTCCAGGGCTTCCATGCTGCTTCCCAAG ATGTGAAGCCAAATTACCTAAAGGGCCTGTCTCATGTCCTTAATAGGCTGCCTAAGCCTGTGCTCTTGCCAGAGTTGCCCACG CTGCTTTCCTTGCTGCTGGAAGCCCTGTCCTGCTCTGACTGTGTAGTACAGCTCTCCACCCTCAGCTGCCTTCAGCCTCTTCTATTGGAAGCCCCCCAGGTCATGAGTCTTCACGTGGACACCCTCGTCACCAAGTTTCTGAACCTCAGCTCTAGCCCTTCCATG GCTGTCCGGATTGCTGCACTGCAGTGTATGCACGCTCTTACTCGTCTGCCCACCCCTGTG CTGCTGCCGTACAAACCACAGGTGATCCGAGCTTTAGCCAAGCCCCTGGATGACAAGAAGAGACTGGTACGCAAGGAGGCAGTATCAGCCAGGGGAGAATG GTTTCTGCTGGGGAGCCCTGGCAGCTGA